One Hevea brasiliensis isolate MT/VB/25A 57/8 chromosome 5, ASM3005281v1, whole genome shotgun sequence genomic region harbors:
- the LOC110664909 gene encoding peptidyl-prolyl cis-trans isomerase FKBP19, chloroplastic isoform X1 translates to MASISVLRIPPLSAGRASTTTATTTTTTRWRISNAAQPSGFSHSTLCVQRSPMSYTRDIGRREVVILSVGLVSGALWNASIDGVALASEFADMPAIRGKDYGKSKMRYPDYTETDSGLQFKDLRVGDGPKPKMGETVVVDWDGYTIGYYGRIFEARNKTKGGSFEGNEKDFFKFKLGSGEVIPAFEEAVSGMALGGVRRIIVPPELGYPENDFNKSGPRPTTFSGQRALDFVLRNQGLIDKTLLFDIELLRIMPS, encoded by the exons ATGGCTTCCATTTCAGTTCTCCGAATTCCACCGCTATCTGCTGGGAGAGCTTCAACCACgaccgccaccaccaccacaaccacc AGATGGCGCATATCAAACGCTGCTCAACCGTCCGGTTTCTCCCATTCCACTTTATGCG TGCAAAGAAGCCCCATGAGTTACACAAGAGACATTGGGAGAAGAGAAGTAGTAATCTTATCCGTTGGATTGGTGAGTGGAGCTCTGTGGAATGCTTCGATTGACGGAGTAGCTTTGGCATCTGAATTCGCTGACA TGCCAGCAATCCGGGGCAAGGATTATGGCAAGTCAAAGATGCGGTATCCAGACTACACTGAAACAGATTCAGGTCTTCAGTTTAAG GACTTGCGAGTAGGAGATGGCCCCAAGCCTAAGATGGGAGAGACAGTTGTG GTTGATTGGGATGGTTATACCATAGGATACTATGGCCGCATATTTGAAGCTCGAAACAAGACAAAGGGTGGTTCCTTTGAG GGAAATGAGAAGGACTTCTTCAAATTCAAACTAGGATCTGGCGAG GTAATACCAGCTTTTGAGGAAGCTGTTTCTGGCATGGCTTTGGGTGGAGTTAGAAG GATAATTGTGCCCCCAGAACTGGGATATCCTGAGAATGACTTCAACAAGAGTGGCCCAAGACCAACAACATTTTCG GGCCAAAGAGCCTTGGATTTTGTGTTGAGGAACCAGGGACTGATAGACAAAACTCTACTGTTTGATATTGAACTCCTCAGAATTATGCCAAGCTGA
- the LOC110664909 gene encoding peptidyl-prolyl cis-trans isomerase FKBP19, chloroplastic isoform X2: MASISVLRIPPLSAGRASTTTATTTTTTRWRISNAAQPSGFSHSTLCVQRSPMSYTRDIGRREVVILSVGLVSGALWNASIDGVALASEFADMPAIRGKDYGKSKMRYPDYTETDSGLQFKDLRVGDGPKPKMGETVVVDWDGYTIGYYGRIFEARNKTKGGSFEGNEKDFFKFKLGSGEVIPAFEEAVSGMALGGVRRCCNWFSQICNPCNGNIIEDNCAPRTGIS; the protein is encoded by the exons ATGGCTTCCATTTCAGTTCTCCGAATTCCACCGCTATCTGCTGGGAGAGCTTCAACCACgaccgccaccaccaccacaaccacc AGATGGCGCATATCAAACGCTGCTCAACCGTCCGGTTTCTCCCATTCCACTTTATGCG TGCAAAGAAGCCCCATGAGTTACACAAGAGACATTGGGAGAAGAGAAGTAGTAATCTTATCCGTTGGATTGGTGAGTGGAGCTCTGTGGAATGCTTCGATTGACGGAGTAGCTTTGGCATCTGAATTCGCTGACA TGCCAGCAATCCGGGGCAAGGATTATGGCAAGTCAAAGATGCGGTATCCAGACTACACTGAAACAGATTCAGGTCTTCAGTTTAAG GACTTGCGAGTAGGAGATGGCCCCAAGCCTAAGATGGGAGAGACAGTTGTG GTTGATTGGGATGGTTATACCATAGGATACTATGGCCGCATATTTGAAGCTCGAAACAAGACAAAGGGTGGTTCCTTTGAG GGAAATGAGAAGGACTTCTTCAAATTCAAACTAGGATCTGGCGAG GTAATACCAGCTTTTGAGGAAGCTGTTTCTGGCATGGCTTTGGGTGGAGTTAGAAGGTGCTGCAACTGGTTTTCTCAAATCTGTAACCCTTGTAATGGAAATATCATTGAA GATAATTGTGCCCCCAGAACTGGGATATCCTGA
- the LOC110664909 gene encoding peptidyl-prolyl cis-trans isomerase FKBP19, chloroplastic isoform X3 → MASISVLRIPPLSAGRASTTTATTTTTTRWRISNAAQPSGFSHSTLCVQRSPMSYTRDIGRREVVILSVGLVSGALWNASIDGVALASEFADMPAIRGKDYGKSKMRYPDYTETDSGLQFKDLRVGDGPKPKMGETVVVDWDGYTIGYYGRIFEARNKTKGGSFEGNEKDFFKFKLGSGEVIPAFEEAVSGMALGGVRRCCNWFSQICNPLMQDNCAPRTGIS, encoded by the exons ATGGCTTCCATTTCAGTTCTCCGAATTCCACCGCTATCTGCTGGGAGAGCTTCAACCACgaccgccaccaccaccacaaccacc AGATGGCGCATATCAAACGCTGCTCAACCGTCCGGTTTCTCCCATTCCACTTTATGCG TGCAAAGAAGCCCCATGAGTTACACAAGAGACATTGGGAGAAGAGAAGTAGTAATCTTATCCGTTGGATTGGTGAGTGGAGCTCTGTGGAATGCTTCGATTGACGGAGTAGCTTTGGCATCTGAATTCGCTGACA TGCCAGCAATCCGGGGCAAGGATTATGGCAAGTCAAAGATGCGGTATCCAGACTACACTGAAACAGATTCAGGTCTTCAGTTTAAG GACTTGCGAGTAGGAGATGGCCCCAAGCCTAAGATGGGAGAGACAGTTGTG GTTGATTGGGATGGTTATACCATAGGATACTATGGCCGCATATTTGAAGCTCGAAACAAGACAAAGGGTGGTTCCTTTGAG GGAAATGAGAAGGACTTCTTCAAATTCAAACTAGGATCTGGCGAG GTAATACCAGCTTTTGAGGAAGCTGTTTCTGGCATGGCTTTGGGTGGAGTTAGAAGGTGCTGCAACTGGTTTTCTCAAATCTGTAACCCTT TGATGCAGGATAATTGTGCCCCCAGAACTGGGATATCCTGA
- the LOC110664907 gene encoding sterol 14-demethylase — protein MDSDNKLLNMGVLIVATLIVAKLISAFVMPRSRKRLPPVMSGWPVVGGLFRFLKGPIVMLREEYPKLGSVFTVNLAHWKITFLIGPEVSAHFFKAPEADLSQQEVYQFNVPTFGPGVVFDVDYTVRQEQFRFFTESLRVNKLKGYVDQMVMEAEDYFSKWGDSGEVDLKYELEHLIILTASRCLLGREVRDKLFDDVSTLFHDLDNGMLPISVLFPYLPIPAHRRRDRARKRLAEIFASIIASRKLAGRSENDMLQCFIDSKYKDGRPTSESEITGLLIAALFAGQHTSSITSTWTGAYLLRYKEYLSAVLEEQKTLMRKHGNKVDHDILSEMDVLYRCIKEALRLHPPLIMLLRSSHSDFSVTTREGKEYDIPKGHIVATSPAFANRLSHIYKDPDRYDPDRFAVGREEDKAAGAFSYISFGGGRHGCLGEPFAYLQIKAIWSHLLRNFELELVSPFPEIDWNAMVVGVKGKVMVRYKRRELSVT, from the exons ATGGATTCTGATAACAAGCTCCTCAATATGGGTGTCCTCATCGTGGCCACTCTAATAGTGGCCAAGCTTATCTCCGCCTTTGTTATGCCTAGATCTAGAAAACGTCTGCCTCCAGTTATGAGCGGTTGGCCAGTGGTTGGAGGGTTATTCCGCTTCTTGAAAGGCCCGATTGTAATGCTTCGTGAAGAGTACCCAAAGCTTGGTAGTGTTTTCACTGTGAACCTAGCTCACTGGAAGATTACTTTCTTGATTGGGCCTGAGGTATCAGCTCACTTCTTCAAGGCCCCAGAGGCAGACCTTAGCCAGCAGGAGGTATATCAGTTCAATGTGCCTACATTTGGCCCAGGTGTTGTGTTTGATGTCGATTACACCGTGCGACAAGAGCAGTTCCGCTTCTTTACAGAGTCTCTGAGGGTCAACAAACTCAAAGGCTACGTGGATCAGATGGTTATGGAAGCAGAG GATTACTTCTCAAAATGGGGAGACAGTGGTGAAGTTGATCTAAAGTATGAGCTCGAACATCTGATTATATTGACTGCAAGTAGATGTCTACTGGGTCGAGAAGTTCGTGATAAGCTTTTTGATGATGTATCTACTCTATTCCATGACCTGGACAATGGTATGCTCCCTATCAGTGTCTTGTTCCCATACCTGCCCATTCCAGCCCACCGCCGCCGTGACAGGGCTCGCAAGAGGCTTGCAGAAATCTTTGCAAGCATTATAGCTTCTCGTAAACTTGCTGGAAGATCAGAGAATGACATGTTGCAGTGCTTCATAGATTCAAAGTACAAAGATGGACGCCCAACTAGTGAATCTGAGATTACGGGCTTGCTCATTGCTGCTCTCTTTGCTGGGCAGCACACCAGTTCCATCACCTCCACTTGGACTGGGGCATACCTCCTTCGTTACAAGGAGTACTTATCTGCTGTATTGGAGGAGCAAAAAACTCTCATGAGAAAGCATGGAAATAAGGTTGATCATGATATTTTGTCTGAGATGGATGTCCTGTATCGGTGCATCAAGGAAGCCCTAAGGCTCCATCCTCCACTAATAATGCTGCTACGCAGCTCTCACAGTGATTTTAGTGTGACAACCCGAGAGGGAAAAGAATATGACATCCCAAAGGGCCACATTGTTGCAACATCTCCAGCATTTGCGAATCGGCTTTCTCATATTTACAAGGATCCAGACAGATATGATCCTGACAGATTCGCTGTTGGAAGGGAAGAAGACAAGGCGGCAGGGGCATTTTCGTATATTTCTTTTGGAGGTGGCAGGCATGGCTGCCTTGGTGAACCATTTGCATATTTGCAGATAAAAGCTATATGGAGCCATTTGCTGAGGAATTTTGAATTGGAGCTGGTGTCTCCTTTTCCTGAGATTGACTGGAATGCAATGGTCGTAGGTGTGAAAGGAAAGGTAATGGTGCGTTACAAGCGCCGGGAGCTTTCAGTTACCTAG
- the LOC110664906 gene encoding mediator-associated protein 2, whose amino-acid sequence MGVEEEIYRPEAGFEEDSREPLVDLSLTDSTELWLIQWPHNELPDFQGKEISLSLHGDGCLGSFEGSSGKVYDIVSCAMEEPDAIVFQSSASETKIVGNISRRVALVHYHDPKELEKQEAEKKSKRLYQMSAGSSLINSSGTPTQNTKLRNSYSSRGHPTSTHSSRYKSSLSEVGEQSGAKKRKHKHERVASTDQSTLDSGRGHSGYTISGSSEHSHRGKVEE is encoded by the exons ATGGGTGTTGAGGAGGAGATTTACAGGCCTGAAGCGGGATTTGAAGAAGATTCTAGAGAACCTCTTGTTGATCTTTCGTTGACGGACTCCACAGAGCTTTGGCTCATTCAATGGCCTCATAATGAA CTTCCTGATTTTCAAGGGAAAGAAATATCACTTAGTCTTCATGGTGATGGATGTTTGGGCAGTTTTGAGGGTTCATCAG GAAAAGTATATGATATAGTCAGCTGTGCTATGGAAGAGCCAGATGCAATAGTTTTCCAATCCTCAGCATCTGAAACAAAAATTG TGGGGAATATTTCACGGCGAGTTGCTCTTGTTCATTACCATGATCCTAAAGAACTTGAAAAACAAGAAGCTGAAAAGAAGTCAAAACGACTATATCAAATGTCAGCTGGATCTTCATTGATAAACTCTTCTGGGACTCCTACTCAAAACACCAAGCTCAGAAACTCATATTCGTCAAGGGGACATCCAACCTCAACACACAGTAGCAGATATAAGAGTTCTTTATCTGAGGTTGGAGAACAATCAGGTGCAAAAAAGAGAAAGCATAAGCATGAACGCGTTGCATCGACAGATCAGTCTACTTTAGATTCAGGGCGGGGTCACAGTGGATATACCATTTCAGGGTCATCAGAGCATTCACATCGGGGGAAAGTGGAGGAGTAA
- the LOC110664905 gene encoding E3 ubiquitin-protein ligase At3g02290 isoform X2 has protein sequence MFHRLEGRPISSTEGGTSLTSTGVGTGLPDGSISDTHVSLTRPVPYDADQRYTRLQRDGLVSRKSMTHFQEESQPLRRNMSNSGMESSGFGKKWNGVDLEEDYKLSHSESSEKALETKVTYGLSYVQQSFEDEDVCPTCLDEYTPENPKITTRCSHHFHLGCIYEWLERSENCPICGKEMEFCESP, from the exons ATGTTTCATAGACTTGAAGGTCGGCCAATATCTTCAACCGAAGGAGGTACTTCTTTGACATCAACAGGAGTTGGCACGGGATTACCAGATGGTTCCATTAGTGATACTCATGTCTCATTAACCAGGCCAGTCCCTTATGATGCTGACCAAAGATACACTCGTTTACAGCGAGATGGTTTAGTATCTAGAAAGTCAATGACTCATTTTCAAGAAGAATCACAACCATTGAGGAGAAATATGAGCAATTCTGGCATGGAATCATCTGGTTTTGGGAAGAAATGGAATGGGGTTGATTTGGAGGAAGACTATAAACTGAGTCATTCAGAGTCCTCAGAAAAAGCTCTGGAAACAAAAGTTACATATGGACTGTCTTATGTGCAACAGTcttttgaagatgaagatgtctGCCCTACTTGTCTTGACG AATACACTCCAGAAAATCCCAAAATCACAACAAGATGCTCCCACCATTTTCATCTTGGTTGTATTTATGAATGGTTGGAAAGAAGTGAAAATTGTCCAATATGTGGCAAG GAGATGGAGTTTTGTGAAAGCCCTTAA
- the LOC110664905 gene encoding E3 ubiquitin-protein ligase At3g02290 isoform X1, translated as MGAFCCCPCSDEFEEYAYAGNSIYRHCICLRFFFHQLLSGYGAMFHRLEGRPISSTEGGTSLTSTGVGTGLPDGSISDTHVSLTRPVPYDADQRYTRLQRDGLVSRKSMTHFQEESQPLRRNMSNSGMESSGFGKKWNGVDLEEDYKLSHSESSEKALETKVTYGLSYVQQSFEDEDVCPTCLDEYTPENPKITTRCSHHFHLGCIYEWLERSENCPICGKEMEFCESP; from the exons ATGGGTGCCTTCTGCTGCTGTCCTTGCAGTGATGAATTTGAAGAATATGCTTATGCTGGCAATTCAATATATAGGCACTGCATCTGCCTAAGATTCTTTTTCCATCAGTTACTCAGTGGG TATGGTGCAATGTTTCATAGACTTGAAGGTCGGCCAATATCTTCAACCGAAGGAGGTACTTCTTTGACATCAACAGGAGTTGGCACGGGATTACCAGATGGTTCCATTAGTGATACTCATGTCTCATTAACCAGGCCAGTCCCTTATGATGCTGACCAAAGATACACTCGTTTACAGCGAGATGGTTTAGTATCTAGAAAGTCAATGACTCATTTTCAAGAAGAATCACAACCATTGAGGAGAAATATGAGCAATTCTGGCATGGAATCATCTGGTTTTGGGAAGAAATGGAATGGGGTTGATTTGGAGGAAGACTATAAACTGAGTCATTCAGAGTCCTCAGAAAAAGCTCTGGAAACAAAAGTTACATATGGACTGTCTTATGTGCAACAGTcttttgaagatgaagatgtctGCCCTACTTGTCTTGACG AATACACTCCAGAAAATCCCAAAATCACAACAAGATGCTCCCACCATTTTCATCTTGGTTGTATTTATGAATGGTTGGAAAGAAGTGAAAATTGTCCAATATGTGGCAAG GAGATGGAGTTTTGTGAAAGCCCTTAA